The following DNA comes from Acidobacteriota bacterium.
CGCCCAGGATCCGTCCTGTCTTGAAAATGTGATCGTTCATGTCTCCTCCTGACATCTGACACCCGACCCCCAAGCAAGAAATATTCAAATCCAATAATCGCTCAATGTCCTTCATGCGGGTTGCCCGTGCACGGGCCGCCGCCGGCGGGTACCCGGCCGCACGAGGCGGTGAAGGCCAGCGGCCGGAACGGCTCCAGCCAGCTCACCTCGGGCGGCAGCGCCGGCGGCTCCGGCGGGGCGGCCGCGTGTTCCGGGCTGTCGGTGAAAAATCCGAGGCCGCGGAAAAACTTCACGAAGCCCTCGTCGGGCGCGCTGTCGGCGGCGTCCGGCTCTGCCGACGCCAGGGTCTCCCACCATCCATAACCCGTCCGGGTCAACCCCACCATGAGTTCCCGCCGGGGATGGATCACCACCCCCTGTTCGCCCACCTGCCGCCACGACACGCCTTTCTCCACACGGGGCCACTTGCTCATGCTGACCTCACCCGAAAAAATCCGCGGCCCGTCCCGCGCCGGCTTCCGCCGGCCGAAGCCAGACCTGCCCAATCCACGCTGCGCCGGAGAAACGACTGACGACAAACGCCGAATGCTTCAGGGAATCGCCACCGGCCACCGTGAAACATCCGCCGGCCGTTCCCGCAACGCAATCGTCCTCTATAAATGTAAACGCTCCACCACCATGGAGTCAACAACAAATTCCCCGTTAACTCGTTCAGAAAACACAATTTGCGCACATTTTTACAGATTTTGTGCCGTGCGTCACACTCATGGGGAGGCGGGGACGGCGTTGAGCAGAGGGAGAGACTGTTCGCAGGTTCACAGGTTCACAGATTCACAGATTCGCAGGTTCGCAGGTTCCAGGTGCTGTTCACCGTTCACTGTTCACCGTTCACTGTTCACCGTTCACTACTGGCCCGATCCCCTACCTCTACTCCGTGTCCCCTGTGTCCCCTGTGTCCCCTGTGTCCTCTGTGGTGATGCTCCCTGCGGCTTCGGCCACGAGGCGGCCCAGCCGGCAGGCGGCGTCCGACAGCTCGGTGTGGGTGCCGCCGGTGCGGGCCGAAAACGCCGGGCAGCGCCGGCAGACGGCGTCCAGGGCGCAGGTGCGGCACGCCGTCCACGCCGCCCGGCTCAGGCGCCGGAACGCCGCCAGCGCCGGCGAGTCGCGCCAGATGTCCACGAACCGCTCCCGCCGCAGGTCGCCGGCCGGTTCGTCCTGGAAGCTGCAGCCCCACACGCGGCCCGCCGGGTCGACGGTGCAGAAACGGAAACCCGCCGAGCAGAGCGTCATGTCCGTGTCCCGCCGCTCCGGATCCGCCGGTTGCAGAAACTCGCGGCATTCGGCCAACACCGCCATCAGCTCGTCGCCGTCGAGGCGCTCGAGGTATTGCGCGTCGCCGCCGGGGGGCGGGACGAGCATGAAGTCCACCAGGAAGGGCCAGCCCCGCGAGCGGGCGTAGCGCCAGGTCGCGGCCAGGGTGGACGCGTTGGCGCGCATCACCGGCGTCTTGAGCCGGGGCGGCAGTCCGGCCGCCGTCAGGAGCTCGATGGACGCCATCACCCGGTCGAAGCTCCCCGGCACCCGGGTGACGGCGTCGAACACCGTCGGGTCGGCGCTGTAGAAGCTGACGTCCACGCCCGCGGCGCCCGACGCCGCCAGTCGCTCGGCCGCCGCCGCGTCGACGGTAAAGCCCGACGTGAACCCCCGGGTGTGGAAGCCGCGCCGCACCGCCTCGTCCAGCAGCTCCCAAAAGTCGGCCCGCAGCAGCGGCTCCCCGCCGCTTAAGGTGAGGAACAGGGTGCCCGCGGCGGCGAGCTGGTCGAAGACGTCCAGCCACGCGGCGGTGGCGAACTCGTCCGCCGCGTCCCACCGCGTGTCGCCGCCGCTCGTGTAGCAGTGCCGGCAGCGGTGGACGCACCGGTACGTCAGCTCCGCCAGCACCGAGATGGGGACGCGGTCGCGGGCGGCCGCTTCCAGCAGTTGCTCATAGTGCGAAGGTTTTTTCAACTTGGACATCCTTCAGTGCGAGCGGGGGGTGAAGGTTCACAGGTTCGCAGGTTCCAGGTTCGCCGGTTCCAGGTTCGCCGGTTCGGGGACGATTGGTAGTTGATGGTTGATGGTTGATGGTTGATGGTTGTAACGAGCTCCGAATCCCGAACCGCGAGCCCCGATTGCGATCACGATCACGATTGCGATTACGATCACGATTACGATTACGAATTACGAGCACGAAATCCGATGTCCGATTTCCGATGTCCGTCATCCGTGCCCCCGGCAATCAGGCCTCGGCATACAGTCCCAGCACATCCACAAACCGCCGGGACCGGGTGAAGCGGAGCGTCCGCATCGGGATCCGGTCCAGCGCCGCGACGGCCGTCTCCAGGAGGGGCGCCAGCTCGGTGTCCTGTCGACCCGCCGCCACCACCTGGGTCATGAGCCGGGCCAGCGCCTGCGCCGGCGGCAGCGGCACGAGCTCGTCCGCCGGCGCCTGCTCCAGCCAGAAGATCCCGGCCAGGGGCAGCGGTCCCGCCGCCGTGCTGATCCCGATGGGCGTGCCGGCCAGCTCCACGCCGTCGCCGGGCTCCAGCCGGACGACGCACGTCTCATCGCTGAGCACCGGCAACCCGGCCAGTTCGGCCACGGTGCTCTTACCGGCGCCCGACGGACCGATGAAAAGCCAGCTGCGGCCCCCGACCGCCAGGCCGCAGCCGTGGACGAGGAGCCCGCCCCGCGGCGCCAGCCACTCCGTCAGCACCAGTTGCAGCAGCACCCGGTGGAAGCGGGTGCCCGGCGCGATGGTCGCCCGGCCCCGCGCGGCCGTCGGGTTCAACTCCACTCGGTAGCCCGCACCCCGCGCCGTGATCCGCCCGTTGCGCCGCCGCACTCCAGGTGGGGCGGCCGCATCCGCGCCATCCGGGAGCACGTCCAGGGCCTCCCGCACGTCCAGCACGAAGTCGAGCTGTAGGGCGGCATTCGCCGGACTCCGGTACAGCCCAAACGGCGGATCCAGCAAGTGGTCGCCGATGCCCAGCTCCATGCGGCATCCGGCGACGATCAGGTCGATCCGGGGCGGACGGGTCGCGGTCTCGCGGCGGGACGGCTGGCGGCGCAGGATCATGTGGTTCCCATCAGGCGCCGTCGCCGGCGCGCACGGGTTTGCGGGCGCAGACTTCATAGCCCAGGGTGAACGCCCGCTCCCGGTCCAGCCCGTCCAGCCAGCCCAGGACCAGCGGAGCGAGCAGCCCCAACGCAGGCGCCAGCAGCACGAACAGCGCCCAGCGCCAGCCGCCCTGAAAGAACGCCAGGGCCGCGACACTGCGCCGCGCCAGCACGGCGAAGAATCCGCCCAGCGGCTCGATGGCTTCCGCCGCCAGACCGGCGCCAGCCAGCAGCCGCGCCACGCCGAAGCGGGTGAACCGGAAGTAGTCGTGGGGCGCCTGGTGGATTTCCCACAGAAACGGCACCACCAGCAGCAGCTCGCCGCCGGGTTTGAGCACTCGAGCCAGCTCGGCCAGCGTGCCGACCGGGTCGGGCACGTGCTCCAGGGTGACCACGCACAGCGCCGCATCGGCCGCCGCGTCGCGAAGCGCCAGTTCGCGGAGGTCGCCCCGCACGTCCACCCGGCCGTAGTCCCACCGCAGGTCGCCGATGCCCCGGTCGTAGCCCACCAGGCGCTGCCGCGAAAACAGGGCGCGGAACCGGCTCTCGCCGCAGCCGGCGTCCAGGACCACTTCGCCGTCCGCCCGCCGGGCGGCGAACGCCTTCACCGCCCGACCGATGCGGGCTTCGACGGGATCCAGCCGGTCAAGGAGCCAGCGGGGCAGGATCCGGCGGGCCGATTGCTTGACGCAAGGCTCCAGCTCCATATCGCGCGCTCAGAGCGCCGGAGCGGGTGGGGCGGGCTGCAGCGTGTAGATGCCGCGGGGCACGAAGTGGAACATCCGGCTCCAGCGGGTCTCGTAGAAGTACAAGACGCGGTACGTGTACAGGGTGACGACGTCCAGCGCGTCGTTGACCTCGTGCACGCCGCGATAGCGGCCGTCGGGGAAGGCCTTCTCCAGGACCAGCGTGTCCGGGAAGGACCACAGGATGAACAGCGGCTTGCCGAAGATGAACTCCTCGGGGACGGTGCCCCAGTCGCGGCTGTCGGAGCTGTGATCGCGGTTGTCGCCCATCATGAAGTAGTGGCCGTCGGGGATCCGCAGCGGGGCCATCTCCGAAAAGGTGGTGGGGACATCCTCGCCGATGGCGTGGTAACGGTACGGCTCCACCAGCTGCTGCCCGTCGATGTACACCTGGTTCTGGCGGACCTCGATGGTCTCGCCCGGCAGGCCGATCACCCGCTTGACGTACGGGGTGAGGTAATGGCCGTTTTTCCGGTCGGGCGCCTTGAACACCACCACCTCGCCCCGGCGGATCGGGTGGTTCAGACCCAGCCAGCGGCAGAGAGGGAAGTGGTTGGCCAGTATGGTGAACTTGTCCACGATGAGCCGGTCGCCCACCAGCAGGTTGTAGTCGCCCAGGGTCTGGTCGGTGCCGGGGATCCGCCGCTCGGTGGGCGTGTCCATGGACGGCGTCGGGACGGCCATGGGGTGGACGATGAACGTGACCACGAACAGGGCGATGACCAGGCACACCAGGACGGCCACCACGTATTCGCGGACGGTCTCGGCCAAGGTCGCCTTGGGGCGCGCCTTGGCCTTCCCTTTCACCGGCTTGTCTCCGCCTGTCTCTTTTTTCGGATTCTTCCTGACCATCGGCGCATCCCGCCCCGCAAAATCGAAGCCCCACCATAGGTTTTTCACTCGGAAAAGTCAAGGCCCAGTTTGAACCTTCCGCCCCGCCGGTCATTCCAATACCGCAGAACCGCCGGCGGCGCGACGGCCGCCTTTGCATTCGGCCCCGCCTTGAGGTATAGTGCCGGGCGGGACCACCGGCAGCACCTAACGATGAAGGATTTCCACCGCGGCACCATCCTGGCCCTGCTCTCCGCGATCAGCGGCGCCTACCTGTTCATCTTCAGCAAGCACGTCTTGGCCTACGTGGGTCCGGCCACCTACTGCAGCTACTACTACCTGTTCGCCGCCGTCTACTTCACCGCCTGGCTGGCGCTGTCCCGCCAGCGGACGCTGTTTCGGATCCCGCCCCGGGCCGCCGGCAAGCTGCTGCTCATCGCGGGGCTGGAAAGCGTCAGCGTCTTCGCCCTGTTCACGGCCGTCCGGCTCATGGATCCGACACTGGCTTCGTTCTTCAACAACTCCCAGACAGTCTTCATCATCGTGCTGAGCGCCGTCTTCCTCAAGGAGCGCTTCAACCGCCTGGAGTCGCTGGGCACGGCGGTGGCGCTGGGGGGCATCCTCCTCATCTCCTACCGATCGGCGGAACCGGCACTGCTCGGCATGGCGCTGACGCTGCTATCGGCCGGCTGCTTCTCGTGCACCGTCGTGCTGGTCAAGAAAAACCTGGGCGATCTCCCGCCTCTGACCATCGCCCTCTACCGGGCCGTGGCGCTCATGGCCGTGTTCAACATCTACGCTCTGGCCGGCCCGGGACTGGAGCCGGTGAGCCCGAGCCTGCTGGCGTACACCGCCGCCGGCGCCCTGTTCGGCCCCTTCCTCAACATCCTGTTCTACTTTTACTCGCTGAAGTACTTCGAGGCCTCCAAGACGTCGTTGGTGCGGGCCTCCCAGCCCATCTTCGTGCTCATCAACGCCGCGCTGTTTCTCCACAGCGTTCCCGCGCCTCGCGAAATCGCCGGCGGCCTGGTCATCATTCTGGGGCTCTATATCCTCGTCCTGGGCCACGAGCGGTCACTCGCGGCGCCGCCGCCGGATCCGGTCCGTTGACCGGACCCGGCGCGGTTGGCTATCTCCTTGCGGCGTGCTATAATACAGCCACTTGTTAGCAACCATTTACTGAATGATCCGATAATTAGTGCGAACGCATCCGACTTCAGGAGGGCCGATGGACATTCAGAATGTGGGCAAAATCATCCAGACCGGCCTGGAAGGCACCGAGGCGGTGGGCGGCGGCCAGGACAAGGCGGTCGGGAAAACGTCGGATTTCGAGAAGGTCCGCATGGACAAGCTCGAACAGGAAGAGCAGGTCACCGGCCTGAAGGCCAGCGACATCCAGTACAACGACAACATCCTGAACCGCATGGACGCCCGCCAGGTACAGAACGACTTCCTGCGCCAGGTGCAGGCTCGCGGCGAGGGAAAGGAGCTGGAAGTCCTCTCGGAGCACATCCAGAAGACGCAGGCCAGCCTGGAAAAAACCCGGGCCACCCTGCCGGCGGTGGACAAGAGCGAATTCAGCGGCGCGATCCAGAACTATTTCAAGGAATCGGAGACCCGGTTCAAGGCGCTCGACTCCATGTACCAGGAGATCTCCTCGGGCGACCGGCCGCACTCGCTTCAGGACCTACTCAAGATGCAGATGCAGATCCAAGGCATCAGCCAGAACATCGAAATGCTCAGCAAGGTCGTGGACAAGGTGGTCGACGGGATGAAGACCATCCTGCGCACCCAGGTGTGACGGACAAAATCCATTTTCGGGAGACGGTATGAGCACAATCCGTTCGTTTGCCGGAAGCCGGATGCGGCTCCTGCGCGCATCCCTGCTCGTCCTTTTGGCGGCCGGCCTTCTCGGCTGCGGCGCCACCGAGATCGCCTCCGGGCTCACCGAAGGAGAGGCCCAGGAAGCCGTGGTCACCCTCCAGCAGTTCGGCATCTCGGCCGAAAAGGTGCGGGTCGGCGAGGGCGAGGAAGCCACCTTTTCGGTGACGGTGCCCGCCGCCGAAGTGGCCAGCGCCAACCAGATCCTGAAAAAATACGAGCTGCCCCGCGAGAAGCCGAAGGGCCTGGGCGAGATCTTCACGCAGGGCGGGCTGATCCCCACGGCCACCGAGGAAAAGGCGATGATGCTGCTGGCCATCCAGGGCGAGATCGCCCGCACCCTCGAGACCGTGGACGGCATCGCCGCCGCCCGGGTGCACATTGTGATGCCGGAAAAGGACCCGCTGGCCGAAGGCGGCGGCACCCCGGCGACCGCCAGCGTCTTCATCAAGTACCGCGGCGAACAGCTCCCCCTGACCCCCGAGGAGATCAAGCAGATCGTCGCCCACTCCGTGGACGGCCTGGACCCGAACCGCGTGGCCGTGGTCCTGAAGCCCATCCTCATCGACCAGGGCAAGCTGACCCGCATGGCCAAGACAAGCACCGTGATCGCCGGCCAGGATCCCACCATCTTCATCATCGTGCTGGCCGGCCTCTGCCTCGTGCTGGTGATCGTCATGGTGGTGCTGGTGCTGAAGCTGCAGAGCGAGAAGAGCCGCTACCTGCAACTCCGTCGGGAGATGGGTGCCGGCGGCCGGTAGCGGAATGGATGGCCCATGAGCGACCTCACCGCCCCGATCGATTTTTCGAAGTATTTCCGGGACCTGGACGAATCCCCGCTGGTCGAGGTGCGCGGCCGGGTCACCGAGGTGGTGGGCCTGATCGTCAAAGCGGTGGTCCCCAACGTCTGGGTGGGCGAGCTGTGCCTCATCAAGACGCCCCACACGTCCGAACCGGTCAAAGCCGAGGTGGTGGGCTTCCTCGACAACGAGGTGCTGCTCATGCCGCTGGGCGACATGCGCTTCATCGGCATGAACTGCGAGGTCATCCCCACCGGCCACCCCCTCACTGTCAAGGTGGGCGACGGCATGCTGGGCCGCGTGCTCGACGGTCTGGGCGAGCCGATGGACTTCGACGAGAAGGGTCCCCTCGACTACGATGACGAGTACCCGGTTTACAACGACCCGCCCGATCCCCTGAAGCGACGGCGGATCCTCAGCCCCATCACCGTGGGCATCCGGGCCATCGACGGCTTGCTCACCTGCGGCGAGGGGCAGCGCATCGGCCTGTTCGCCGCAGCCGGCGTGGGCAAGAGCACGCTGCTGGGCATGATCGCTCGCAACGCCCTGGCCGAGGTTAATGTGATCACCCTCATCGGCGAGCGCGGTCGCGAGGTGCGCGACTTCCTGGAGAAGGACCTGGGGCCCGAAGGCCTGGCCAAGTCGGTCGTGGTGGTCGCCACCTCCAATGAGCCCTCCCTGGTCCGCCTCAAGGGCGCCTACGTCGGCACGGCCATTGCCGAGTATTTCCGCGACAAGGGCCGGAAGGTCATGCTGATGATGGACTCGGTCACCCGCTTCGCCCGCGCCCAGCGCGAGGTGGGCCTGGCCTGCGGTGAGCCGCCCGCGCGCGCCGGCTACACGCCGTCGGTGTTCTCCGAGCTGCCGAAACTGCTGGAGCGGGCCGGCAACTCCGACAAGGGATCCATCACCGCGTTCTACACCGTCCTTGTCGAAGGCGACGACATGAACGAGCCGGTCGCCGACGAGGTCCGTTCCATCCTGGACGGGCACATCATCCTGTCCCGCGACTTGGCTTCCCGCGGCCACTACCCGGCGATCAACGTCTCGCTCAGCGTCAGCCGCGTGATGACCTCGGTGGTCCCGTCCGAGCACCGGCAGGCGGCGACCAAGTTGCGCGAGGTCCTGGCTACGTACGAGAAGGAAAAGGATCTGATCATGATCGGCGCGTACCAGAAAGGGAGCGACCCGCGGGTGGACTTCGCCATGGACAAGATCGACGCGGTCAACACCTTTCTCAAGCAGAGCACCGAAGAGAAGATGGGGTTCGAGGAGACGGTCAAAAAACTGAAGGAACTCTTCTGACCATGGCCCAGAAGCCGAAGTACCGCCTCCAGCCCGTGCTGGACCAGAAGGAGAAGGCCAAGTCCGACGCTGAGAAGGCGCTGGCCCGTGCGCACCAGGCGCTGGCCGAGGAAAAGCGGAAGCTGCAGGAGTTGGAGGAGCAGAAAACGCGGCTGCTCGCCCAGATCGACGATGCCCGCCAGAAGCGGGATCAGAAGGCGATGGAAGGCGAGCTGACCGTCCAGGAGTCTCAACAGTACAAGATGTACATCCAGGGGCTCCACGAGCAACGCAAGGAACTGGACGTCCGGATCTACAAGCAGACCAAGGTGGTGGAGCGCGCCGCGGAGGCGGTGGAAAAGACCAAAGCCGAGCTCATCCGCTGCGCCAAGGAATTCGAAGCCATGAACAAGCACAAGGATGGGTGGCTGCAGCAGCTCAAGCTCGAGGAGCAGAAAAAGGAACAGAAACTGATGGAAGAGATCGGGATGATTCAGTTCATGAAACGGAGGGGTGACAACCAATGACTACCGACAAGATCTCTTCCGCCTCGGGCGGCCCACCCATCGATCCGTCTGCCGACGCGGGCGCCGCGCCGGCCGTGGAACGCAAGGATGCGCCGTCCGCCTTTGATAAGGTCATGGACAAAAAAGAACGCGAGCGGGACGACCGGGACGACGTCCGCAAAGGCGCCGATCGAACCTCCCCGAAGCATACGCCCGTCGACAAGGACGCCCCCCTGCGCGAGTTCCCCGTCTACCACCATCTGCGCACCCGGACCATCGAGCCGCCGGCCGCCGGCGATCTCCGCACAGACGCAGCCCTGCCGCGGAAGGTCATCGACGAGGTGGTGCAGGCCGTGCGGGTGGGCGTCAACCGGGCCGGCGACAAGGAACTCCAGTTCGACCTGAAGTCCACGGTCATGGACGGCATGACCATCCGGGTGAGCATCCACGACAACCGGGTCGTGACCATCCTGGAGGCCACCAGCCGGGATGTGCGTGACAAGCTGGAAGCCCATGTGGGAGAACTCATGCACACCCTCACCCAGAAGGGCCTGCAGGTGGCCTCCGTGGAAGTACAGTACAAGGAGCCGCCCAAGCAGCAGGACCAGCAGTCCCGCGAGCAGCAGCAACAGCAGCAGCAGGAAGAGGACGAGACCGAAGACTGGACGAAAATTTAAGGCGACCGGACAACACCCATGACCAGCCGACTCCATCTGCTTTCCGCTTCGGGCCCGCGGGCGACCCCCTATCTCTTCCAGGATCTGCCGGTCGCGCCGGGCGCCGGCACGGGCAACATCCGGCAGGTCGTCGGGCTGTGGTGGCCGCTGCTGTCGGGCCAGCGCGTGGAGCACGCCGTCATCGAGCTGTTCCGGCGGTACTGCAAGGTGAAGGAGAGCCAGCCGCCGCTCCTGGTGGTCAAGAAGGGCGGCCCGGGGCCGAAAGAGATCCAGGTGGACGCCGCCGTGTTCACCATCGGCCGGAAAAAGGAAAACCACCTCGTGCTCGGCGAGGTGGGCGTATCCGGC
Coding sequences within:
- a CDS encoding radical SAM protein; protein product: MKKPSHYEQLLEAAARDRVPISVLAELTYRCVHRCRHCYTSGGDTRWDAADEFATAAWLDVFDQLAAAGTLFLTLSGGEPLLRADFWELLDEAVRRGFHTRGFTSGFTVDAAAAERLAASGAAGVDVSFYSADPTVFDAVTRVPGSFDRVMASIELLTAAGLPPRLKTPVMRANASTLAATWRYARSRGWPFLVDFMLVPPPGGDAQYLERLDGDELMAVLAECREFLQPADPERRDTDMTLCSAGFRFCTVDPAGRVWGCSFQDEPAGDLRRERFVDIWRDSPALAAFRRLSRAAWTACRTCALDAVCRRCPAFSARTGGTHTELSDAACRLGRLVAEAAGSITTEDTGDTGDTGDTE
- a CDS encoding class I SAM-dependent methyltransferase — protein: MELEPCVKQSARRILPRWLLDRLDPVEARIGRAVKAFAARRADGEVVLDAGCGESRFRALFSRQRLVGYDRGIGDLRWDYGRVDVRGDLRELALRDAAADAALCVVTLEHVPDPVGTLAELARVLKPGGELLLVVPFLWEIHQAPHDYFRFTRFGVARLLAGAGLAAEAIEPLGGFFAVLARRSVAALAFFQGGWRWALFVLLAPALGLLAPLVLGWLDGLDRERAFTLGYEVCARKPVRAGDGA
- the lepB gene encoding signal peptidase I; this encodes MVRKNPKKETGGDKPVKGKAKARPKATLAETVREYVVAVLVCLVIALFVVTFIVHPMAVPTPSMDTPTERRIPGTDQTLGDYNLLVGDRLIVDKFTILANHFPLCRWLGLNHPIRRGEVVVFKAPDRKNGHYLTPYVKRVIGLPGETIEVRQNQVYIDGQQLVEPYRYHAIGEDVPTTFSEMAPLRIPDGHYFMMGDNRDHSSDSRDWGTVPEEFIFGKPLFILWSFPDTLVLEKAFPDGRYRGVHEVNDALDVVTLYTYRVLYFYETRWSRMFHFVPRGIYTLQPAPPAPAL
- a CDS encoding DMT family transporter; the protein is MKDFHRGTILALLSAISGAYLFIFSKHVLAYVGPATYCSYYYLFAAVYFTAWLALSRQRTLFRIPPRAAGKLLLIAGLESVSVFALFTAVRLMDPTLASFFNNSQTVFIIVLSAVFLKERFNRLESLGTAVALGGILLISYRSAEPALLGMALTLLSAGCFSCTVVLVKKNLGDLPPLTIALYRAVALMAVFNIYALAGPGLEPVSPSLLAYTAAGALFGPFLNILFYFYSLKYFEASKTSLVRASQPIFVLINAALFLHSVPAPREIAGGLVIILGLYILVLGHERSLAAPPPDPVR
- a CDS encoding type III secretion protein gives rise to the protein MSTIRSFAGSRMRLLRASLLVLLAAGLLGCGATEIASGLTEGEAQEAVVTLQQFGISAEKVRVGEGEEATFSVTVPAAEVASANQILKKYELPREKPKGLGEIFTQGGLIPTATEEKAMMLLAIQGEIARTLETVDGIAAARVHIVMPEKDPLAEGGGTPATASVFIKYRGEQLPLTPEEIKQIVAHSVDGLDPNRVAVVLKPILIDQGKLTRMAKTSTVIAGQDPTIFIIVLAGLCLVLVIVMVVLVLKLQSEKSRYLQLRREMGAGGR
- the fliI gene encoding flagellar protein export ATPase FliI, with the translated sequence MSDLTAPIDFSKYFRDLDESPLVEVRGRVTEVVGLIVKAVVPNVWVGELCLIKTPHTSEPVKAEVVGFLDNEVLLMPLGDMRFIGMNCEVIPTGHPLTVKVGDGMLGRVLDGLGEPMDFDEKGPLDYDDEYPVYNDPPDPLKRRRILSPITVGIRAIDGLLTCGEGQRIGLFAAAGVGKSTLLGMIARNALAEVNVITLIGERGREVRDFLEKDLGPEGLAKSVVVVATSNEPSLVRLKGAYVGTAIAEYFRDKGRKVMLMMDSVTRFARAQREVGLACGEPPARAGYTPSVFSELPKLLERAGNSDKGSITAFYTVLVEGDDMNEPVADEVRSILDGHIILSRDLASRGHYPAINVSLSVSRVMTSVVPSEHRQAATKLREVLATYEKEKDLIMIGAYQKGSDPRVDFAMDKIDAVNTFLKQSTEEKMGFEETVKKLKELF
- a CDS encoding flagellar hook-length control protein FliK; translated protein: MTTDKISSASGGPPIDPSADAGAAPAVERKDAPSAFDKVMDKKERERDDRDDVRKGADRTSPKHTPVDKDAPLREFPVYHHLRTRTIEPPAAGDLRTDAALPRKVIDEVVQAVRVGVNRAGDKELQFDLKSTVMDGMTIRVSIHDNRVVTILEATSRDVRDKLEAHVGELMHTLTQKGLQVASVEVQYKEPPKQQDQQSREQQQQQQQEEDETEDWTKI